From the genome of Opisthocomus hoazin isolate bOpiHoa1 chromosome 8, bOpiHoa1.hap1, whole genome shotgun sequence, one region includes:
- the C8H12orf75 gene encoding overexpressed in colon carcinoma 1 protein isoform X1: protein MGCGNSTASGTGGRAPAEKESTWKFRSGPSPYNYKCATGTTKDVAEESVSDDDKRRNYGGVYVGLPSDAAAMVSSQTKAAPKEGNKHIKIQTAGGTVYLN, encoded by the exons ATGGGCTGCGGGAACTCAACGgccagcggcacgggagggcGAG cccccgcAGAAAAGGAAAGTACATGGAAATTTAGAAGTGGACCTTCACCATATAATTATAAAT gtgCCACAGGGACTACTAAAGATGT AGCAGAAGAATCCGTATCAGATGACGACAAAAGGAG GAACTATGGTGGTGTGTATGTTGGCCTGCCATCGGATGCAGCTGCGATGGTTTCCAGTCAGACGAAAGCTGCACCAAAAG AAGGAAATAAACACATCAAGATCCAAACAGCTGGAGGTACAGTATATCTTAATTAA
- the C8H12orf75 gene encoding overexpressed in colon carcinoma 1 protein isoform X4 translates to MGCGNSTASGTGGRGATGTTKDVAEESVSDDDKRRNYGGVYVGLPSDAAAMVSSQTKAAPKEGNKHIKIQTAGGTVYLN, encoded by the exons ATGGGCTGCGGGAACTCAACGgccagcggcacgggagggcGAG gtgCCACAGGGACTACTAAAGATGT AGCAGAAGAATCCGTATCAGATGACGACAAAAGGAG GAACTATGGTGGTGTGTATGTTGGCCTGCCATCGGATGCAGCTGCGATGGTTTCCAGTCAGACGAAAGCTGCACCAAAAG AAGGAAATAAACACATCAAGATCCAAACAGCTGGAGGTACAGTATATCTTAATTAA
- the C8H12orf75 gene encoding overexpressed in colon carcinoma 1 protein isoform X3 — translation MGCGNSTASGTGGRAPAEKESTWKFRSGPSPYNYKCATGTTKDVAEESVSDDDKRRNYGGVYVGLPSDAAAMVSSQTKAAPKD, via the exons ATGGGCTGCGGGAACTCAACGgccagcggcacgggagggcGAG cccccgcAGAAAAGGAAAGTACATGGAAATTTAGAAGTGGACCTTCACCATATAATTATAAAT gtgCCACAGGGACTACTAAAGATGT AGCAGAAGAATCCGTATCAGATGACGACAAAAGGAG GAACTATGGTGGTGTGTATGTTGGCCTGCCATCGGATGCAGCTGCGATGGTTTCCAGTCAGACGAAAGCTGCACCAAAAG aTTAG
- the C8H12orf75 gene encoding overexpressed in colon carcinoma 1 protein isoform X2: protein MGCGNSTASGTGGRAPAEKESTWKFRSGPSPYNYKCATGTTKDVAEESVSDDDKRRNYGGVYVGLPSDAAAMVSSQTKAAPKEGNKHIKIQTAGVFY, encoded by the exons ATGGGCTGCGGGAACTCAACGgccagcggcacgggagggcGAG cccccgcAGAAAAGGAAAGTACATGGAAATTTAGAAGTGGACCTTCACCATATAATTATAAAT gtgCCACAGGGACTACTAAAGATGT AGCAGAAGAATCCGTATCAGATGACGACAAAAGGAG GAACTATGGTGGTGTGTATGTTGGCCTGCCATCGGATGCAGCTGCGATGGTTTCCAGTCAGACGAAAGCTGCACCAAAAG AAGGAAATAAACACATCAAGATCCAAACAGCTGGAG